The Brevundimonas vesicularis genome includes the window ATCTGGGGCGGGGCCATGCTGACCTGCGAAGGCCCGACATAGATGCGCTGCGGCGCGATCTGGACGGGCGGCGCCTGGACATACACCGGCGGCTGATCGACGTAGCTCTGCTCGTAACGCTGCTCATAGCGGTGTTCGTAGCGAACCGGCGGGCGAACGGGCGGACGGCAGTTGCAGTCGACCGGACGGCCCGGATACGGACGCCAGCCGATGTAGTCACGGCCGAACCCATAGACCGGATAGCCGACCGGAGCGCTGACCGGAGGACGACCGACCAGAACCGAGGTCGCGCTGACGCCGCCGACATAGCCGCCGCCGTAGTAGCCGTCGGAATAGCCGCCGCTTCCGACATAGGTCGTGCCGCCGCCGACATAGCCGCGCTGGAAGCTGGACGCGCTGGAATAGGACCGGGCGCTGCTCGCCGAATAGCTTGAGGCGCTCGCATAGGCGTTGGCGTTGGCGTAGGCGCCGCCGTTCACGTTCACATTGACGTTGTGGTTGGCGTTGTAGTTGCCGCCGCCATAGTGACCGCCGCCGCCGCATCCCCCACCGCAGCCGCCGCCGGGATGGCCGCCGCCATAACCCCCGTGACCGGGACCACCGGCCAAAGCGGGCGCTGCGGAGAGCAGCAGAGCCGCCGACGCGGCGGTAAGTATCGACTGTATCGTCACGGGACAGACTCCTCTGAGTTGTCCCGACACTGGCAAGTCCGGCGCCTGTTTCTTAAGGCGTGGTTAACCTTTGCGCCCGTCGCAGCACGCTCGGCGGCTTAGAAATCGACCGCCAGACCCTTCTTCTCCCAATCGCCGAAACGGGTCGGTTCGGGACCGGTCGGACCGCCATATTCTGTGTCCGCCTGAACGGTCGTTTCCGCCGCGCGACGATCCGCCGCTTCCTGAAGAGCGCGCCGCGCGGCCTCACTGAGCGGCCGTTCAGGCGTGGCGTGGGGCACGCCGGCGTTGAAGACGGGCGCTGCAACCGGCGTTTCGTCGGCGTCATTCGGCGCGAGGGTGGGATGTTCGGTCACAGGGCGGCTCCCTTGAGGCTTGATGCGCCTTCTCTCAAATAGAGGTTCAAGCCCGTGACGCCAGACGGATCGGGTATGGAACCGCGATGAACCATCTGAAGACCTTCATTCTGTTGGCGGCGATGACGGCCCTGTTCGCAGGGGTCGGCTATCTGATCGGCGGCGCGACCGGCATGGCGATCGCCCTGCTGGTCGCGGGCGGGATGAATCTGTTCAGCTACTGGAACGCCGACAAGATCGTGCTGAAGATGTACCGGGCCCAGCCGGTCGACGAGCATCACCCCAACGCCGTGGTCCGCAACTATGTCGCCGACGTGCGTCAGATGGCCCGCGATGCCGGCCTGCCCCAGCCGCAGGTCGCCATCATCCCCAATGATCAGCCCAATGCCTTCGCCACGGGCCGAAACCCCGAGAACGCCGCCGTCTGCGCCACCACCGGCCTACTGGATATGCTGACGCGCGAGGAGGTGCGCGGGGTGATGGCGCATGAGCTGGCCCATGTGAAGAACCGCGACACCTTGATAATGACGGTGACGGCGACCATCGCGGGCGCCATCGCGGCGCTCGCCAACTTCGCCCTGTTCTTTGGCGGCAACGACCGCGAGCGGCCGGGCGGCATCATTGGCACAATCGCCCTGATGCTGCTGGCGCCCATGGCCGCCGGTCTGGTGCAGATGGCCATCAGCCGGGGCCGCGAATATGAGGCCGACCGCGTCGGCGCCGAAATCGCCGGCGATCCCCAGGCCCTGGCTTCGGCCCTGCAGAAGATCGACGCCTACGCCCGGCGGATCACCAATCAGACGGCCGAGCGCAATCCAGCCTCGGGTCAGATGTTCATCATCAATCCGCTGGCGGGCCGCGGCGCGGACAATCTGTTCTCGACCCATCCGGCGACGGGGAACCGCGTCCGGGCCTTGATGGAGCTGGGCGCGAAGATGGGCATCCAGTCCCGCGCCCGAACGCCGGACCTGACCCAGCCGCGACCGGCCGCTGGTTTCACGACCACCGGCGTCCCGACTACCCCGACGGAGCCGCGCGGCCCCTGGGGGTGACGATGCGGGTGAACATGGGGCTGATCGTCGCGGCCTGAACGCCGTTTGCGGTTTGCACTCCGCGACCGGATCACCTCAGATGCGCCCCTGTTCAGCCATCGGGCTTTCTTGGGGAAATCCATGTCGCGTCTGCTCGCCTTCGTCTCCGCCGCCGCTCTTCTCGCCACGCCGGTCGCCGCCCAGTCGGTGGACCGCGTCGCCGTCAATGGCATCATCGATCAGGGGCTGAACCACAGCCAGGTGATGCAGACCGCCGCCTATCTGACCGACCGGATCGGCGGGCGGATGACCAACTCGCCCCAGATGCGCGAGGCCGAACGCTGGGCGCAACAGCAGTTCCGCGCCTACGGCCTGTCCGACGTGCGCGCCGAGGGTTTCGAGTTCGGCCGGGGCTGGTCCATCGTCCGCTCCAGCGCCCGCATGACCGCGCCGCGCCCGCTGGATCTGCGCGCCATCCCGGTGGCCTGGACGCCCTCGACCAATGGCGTGATCAGCGGCGGCGTGATCGTGGCCCCGATCTCCAAGGTCGAGGATTTCGACAAATGGCGCGGCAAGCTGTCGGGCAAGATCGTCATGCTGTCTCAGCCGGGCACGGGATCGGAGCCGACCGAGCCGGCCTTCCGCCGCTGGACCAGCGCGGAGCTGGCCGAGCGCAACGTCTATAACCAGCCGCAGCATTCGCCGGCCGCCATCGAACGCTCGCTGAAGACCGTCAACTTCGCCAATCAGCTGGACGCCTTCCTGGCCGAGCAGGGCGCCCTGGCCTGGGTGCGGATTTCCCAGCGTGACGGCGGCCTGCTGCACGGCACGGGCTACACCTATCAGGTCGGGGCCACGCCCAAGCTGGCGGGAATGGAGCTGGCGGCCGAGGATTATCGCCGTCTGGCGCGCCTCGCCCTGACCGACGCGCCGCCGACGCTGGAGCTGATGAGCGAGGTCCGCTTCCACGACGAGGACGTCAACGCCTACAACATCCTGGCCGACATCCCCGGCACGGCGCGCGGAACCGAATACGTGATGGCTGGCGCCCATCTGGACAGCTGGGTCGCCTCGGACGGCGCGGTCGACAACGCCGCCGGCAGCGCGGTGGTCATGGAGGCCGCCCGCATCCTGAAGGCGCTCAACGTCAAGCCAAAGCGCACCATCCGTTTCGCCCTGTGGAACGGCGAGGAGCAAGGCATCCTGGGCTCGCTGGCCTATGTCGACCGTCATCTGGCGACGCGCGCTGCGTCGAACGATCCGGCGCTGGCGGGCCTGCCGGACAACCGCACCTGGCGCAGCCGCTGGCCGATCGAGCCGCGCGCCGGCTATCGCGACCTGGTCGCCTATTTCAATCTGGACAACGGCTCGGGCAAGATCCGCGGCATCAACGCCGAGGGCAATGTCGCCGCCGCCCCGATCTTCCAGGAATGGCTGGCCCCCTTCGCCAGCATGGGCGCGACGACGGTCTCGCTGCGCAATTCGGGCGGCACCGACCACGTCTATATGCAGACCGTCGGCGTGCCGGGATATCAGTTCATCCAGGACCCGCTCGACTATTCCAGCCGCCTGCACCACACCAGCATCGACAGCTATGACCACCTGAAGGCCGAGGACCTGCGTCAGGCGGCCGTCATTCTGGCCAGTTTCCTGCTGAACGCCGCCAACCGCGACGAACCCCTGCCCCGCATGCCGCTGCCGACCCAGCCGACGCCGAGCGATCCGTTCGAATATCCGGCGGACTGAAAATGACGACCCTCTCCCGTTGGGAGAGGGCTTGAGCACACGGCGGCGCAGCCGTCGTCCTTGTGCGAAAGGGTGAGGGTCGGCTGGTGCAATTTGGCCCACATCCGACCCTCATCCGGCCGGGCTCCGCCCGGCCACCTTCTCCCACCGGGAGAAGGGCTTAGAAAATCACGCGCGCTCGACGCACATGGCCACGCCCATGCCGCCGCCGATGCACAGGGTCGCCAGACCCTTCTTCGCGCCCGACCGCTTCATCTCGAACAGCAGCGTCGTCAGGATGCGCGCGCCCGAGGCGCCGATGGGGTGGCCGATGGCGATGGCGCCGCCGTTGACGTTGACCTTGGCCGGGTCGAGACCCAGTTCCTTGACCACGCACAGGCTCTGGGCGGCGAAGGCCTCGTTGGACTCGACCAGATCCAGATCCGCGACGCTCCAGCCCGCCTTCTCCAGCGCCTTCTTCGACGCCGGTATCGGGCCGGTCCCCATGATCGACGGATCGACGCCGGCGGTGGCGTAGGAGGCGATGCGGGCCAGCGGCTCCAGCCCGCGCGCCTTGGCCTCGTCGGCGCTCATCAGCACCAGGGCGGCGGCCCCGTCGTTCAGCCCGGAGGCATTGGCGGCGGTGACGCTGCCCTCCTTGGTGAAGGCGGGTTTGAGTTTCTGCATCAACTCGAGCGTCGCGCCCTGGCGGATGTATTCGTCCTTGTCGACCGTCACATCGCCCTTGCGGCCGGGGATGACGACCGGCGTGATCTCGTCATCGAACTTGCCGGCGTTCTGGGCCGCCTCGGCCTTGTGCTGGCTGGCCAGCCCGAATCCGTCCTGCGCCTCGCGGCTGATGGACCATTTTTCGGCGATGTTCTCGGCCGTCTGACCCATGTGATAGCCGTTGAAGGCGTCCCACAGGCCGTCCTTGACCATGGTGTCGACCAGGGCGACGTCGCCCATCTTGTGTCCGTTGCGCAGCTGTTGGGCGTGCGGCGCCTGGCTCATGCTCTCCTGTCCGCCGGCGACGACGATCCTGGCGTCGCCCAGAGCGATCTGCTGGGCGGCGATGGCGACGGCGCGAAGGCCCGAGCCGCAGATCTGGTTCAGGCTCCAGGCGGCGGCTTCCTTTCGAACGCCCGCGCCGACGGCCGCTTGGCGCGCAGGACCCTGACCCGCGGCGGCCTGCAGCACATGACCCAGGATCACCTCATCGACCTCGTCGCCGGAGACGCCGGCCCGTTCCAGCGCCGCCTTGATGGCGATCTCGCCCAGCTTGGACGCCGGAAGCGACGACAGGGCGCCC containing:
- a CDS encoding DUF1674 domain-containing protein, whose translation is MTEHPTLAPNDADETPVAAPVFNAGVPHATPERPLSEAARRALQEAADRRAAETTVQADTEYGGPTGPEPTRFGDWEKKGLAVDF
- the htpX gene encoding zinc metalloprotease HtpX translates to MNHLKTFILLAAMTALFAGVGYLIGGATGMAIALLVAGGMNLFSYWNADKIVLKMYRAQPVDEHHPNAVVRNYVADVRQMARDAGLPQPQVAIIPNDQPNAFATGRNPENAAVCATTGLLDMLTREEVRGVMAHELAHVKNRDTLIMTVTATIAGAIAALANFALFFGGNDRERPGGIIGTIALMLLAPMAAGLVQMAISRGREYEADRVGAEIAGDPQALASALQKIDAYARRITNQTAERNPASGQMFIINPLAGRGADNLFSTHPATGNRVRALMELGAKMGIQSRARTPDLTQPRPAAGFTTTGVPTTPTEPRGPWG
- a CDS encoding M20/M25/M40 family metallo-hydrolase; amino-acid sequence: MSRLLAFVSAAALLATPVAAQSVDRVAVNGIIDQGLNHSQVMQTAAYLTDRIGGRMTNSPQMREAERWAQQQFRAYGLSDVRAEGFEFGRGWSIVRSSARMTAPRPLDLRAIPVAWTPSTNGVISGGVIVAPISKVEDFDKWRGKLSGKIVMLSQPGTGSEPTEPAFRRWTSAELAERNVYNQPQHSPAAIERSLKTVNFANQLDAFLAEQGALAWVRISQRDGGLLHGTGYTYQVGATPKLAGMELAAEDYRRLARLALTDAPPTLELMSEVRFHDEDVNAYNILADIPGTARGTEYVMAGAHLDSWVASDGAVDNAAGSAVVMEAARILKALNVKPKRTIRFALWNGEEQGILGSLAYVDRHLATRAASNDPALAGLPDNRTWRSRWPIEPRAGYRDLVAYFNLDNGSGKIRGINAEGNVAAAPIFQEWLAPFASMGATTVSLRNSGGTDHVYMQTVGVPGYQFIQDPLDYSSRLHHTSIDSYDHLKAEDLRQAAVILASFLLNAANRDEPLPRMPLPTQPTPSDPFEYPAD
- a CDS encoding acetyl-CoA C-acetyltransferase, which translates into the protein MTDVVIVSAARTPVGSFLGALSSLPASKLGEIAIKAALERAGVSGDEVDEVILGHVLQAAAGQGPARQAAVGAGVRKEAAAWSLNQICGSGLRAVAIAAQQIALGDARIVVAGGQESMSQAPHAQQLRNGHKMGDVALVDTMVKDGLWDAFNGYHMGQTAENIAEKWSISREAQDGFGLASQHKAEAAQNAGKFDDEITPVVIPGRKGDVTVDKDEYIRQGATLELMQKLKPAFTKEGSVTAANASGLNDGAAALVLMSADEAKARGLEPLARIASYATAGVDPSIMGTGPIPASKKALEKAGWSVADLDLVESNEAFAAQSLCVVKELGLDPAKVNVNGGAIAIGHPIGASGARILTTLLFEMKRSGAKKGLATLCIGGGMGVAMCVERA